The Desulfonauticus submarinus genome includes the window TTCCCAGAATTAATATACGCACCAGGAGGAGCAACTAAAATAGAGTTAAATCTAGCAACAGCTCCTTTACCATTTAAATAGATTACAGGAAAAGATTGTACTGATTTTACAGGCTTTAAAAGAATATAATTGCTCTGAAAAACTCCTCCTTCCTCTACAATACCTACTGTTCTTGGTCGTACATCAACCTGTTCCCCCCAGTTATGAACCATAGTAAAAGTCAATTTTCCACCTTTTTTAATATAAAACTCAGATATGCCTAAATGCAAAGCGCTTTTTACTTTATGAGAAGTAGCACAACCTGTGATAATATGTACTTCTGCTCCTTCTTCTATTACTATAATATTGTGTACACTTTGCCCTACATTTTCTCCTTTTATAAATAGACAAGATTGTACTGGTTCTGTTATTTTTCTACCTTTTTCAACTTTGATAAAATAACCACCATGTAGTTTCTCTGCAGCTAATTTTGTATATTCATCTTTATCCTTATTTACAGCTTTCCAAAAATATTCAGGAAGACCATCGTATTTTTCTAAAGCATCTTTTATATCTAAAATTTCTAATCCTTCTTGCTTTGTACTACAAGTAGCTTTTGAGTGATTTATATGTAAATACGTTCCACTTCTTTCTACTTCTTCTATATCTACCCCTGCCATCTCTAACTCTTCTCTATCCTGCTCAGATATTTGATGCAAACCATCTATCTTAACTTCTTCCCCTTCAAACTTAAACTTATCTAATTTTACTTCAGGATTTACCTTTTTTATTTTAGGCATCTTACACACTCCTTGTATCCAAATTTGCTAATATGTTCTAAAATATCTCTGGGTCTACCTTCACAACAAAGTTGACCATTCATTAAGACCTGGCCTCTATCTGCATTAATATAATCCAAAATATAACCAGTATGGGTAATAATAAGACCAGAAACTTGCCGAATTTTCTTTAATTCTTTCATAGGAATATCTGGTCTTGGTTCCATACCATTACCACTTAAAAGTTCTTTCACAATTTTACCAATAAGAGCCATATTTTCTAAATCCACTCCTGACTCAGGCTCATCAAATAAAAGTAAATCTGGTTTTTGAGCCATCAATTGCAAAAGTTCCGAGCGTTTAATTTCTCCTCCAGAAAATCCAGAATTTATATCTCTATCTAAAAAGTCCTCAAAATTTACTTTTTGAGCTAATTTTTTCACATCTAAGTCTTTATTTCGAGCACAAAGTCTTACTAAATCAGCTGTTTTTAAACCGTGAATAGTTGGAGGACGTTGAAAAGACATTCCTATTCCCAAACGAGCTCTTTCATATGTAGGTAAATGAGTAATATCTTTACCTTTAAAAACGATTTTACCCTTTACTACTTCATAACCAGAAAATCCCATCAGCGTCATTAGTAAACTAGTTTTACCAGAACCATTAGGACCAAATAAAATAAAAGTTTCTCCCGCTTTAATCTCTAAGTTCACACCCTTTAAAACTTCTTTATCGCCTATTTTAACATGAAGATCTTCAATAATTAACATATATTGCTCCTTTTTTTATTTATAGCTAGAATCCCCTTGCCTAAAAATCCATTAAAATCCTGTTTCTATCTTTTTTATTTTTTCCTCTACTAAAAAAATTTTATTTTTCACCTTACTTGCTTTTAGCTTTACTAACATATTTTTCAAAATTGCGGCTTTTTTCTGTAATAACTTTAAGTCTCCACTGTTGTCCACTACAAAAGTACACTGTCTTAACTTAACTTCTTGAGAAAATTGCCAACTTTCTATCTGCGTTATCTTTTCCTCACTCCATCCTCTTTTAAGAAGCGCTCTCCTTCTTTCTTCTTCTGGTCTAAAAACACCAACAAATACCACATTTTCATCTTTTGCAAATCTACTCTCTAAGTATAAAGGGATATCTCCCACCACAAAAGGTAAAAAATTCCTTGCTCTCACATATTCTTGCCATCGACCAAAAACTAAGGGATGTATTATCTTTTCCACTTCCTTTCTTAAATAAGAATTATCCTTTAAACACTTCCATAATTTATTTCTGTCTATCTCTTCATTAAAATTTAAAATCTCATCCCCCAGCATCTGCCTTAGAAGAAAATAACCATCTTTCCCCTTTTTGTACAGAGTGTGAACTATTTTATCCGCACTAAAAAAATCTTTATCCAAATATTTAGCTAATTCTGTTTTTCCACTTCCAGGCAAACCAACCAAAATCACTTTTAAAGGC containing:
- a CDS encoding ABC transporter ATP-binding protein, yielding MLIIEDLHVKIGDKEVLKGVNLEIKAGETFILFGPNGSGKTSLLMTLMGFSGYEVVKGKIVFKGKDITHLPTYERARLGIGMSFQRPPTIHGLKTADLVRLCARNKDLDVKKLAQKVNFEDFLDRDINSGFSGGEIKRSELLQLMAQKPDLLLFDEPESGVDLENMALIGKIVKELLSGNGMEPRPDIPMKELKKIRQVSGLIITHTGYILDYINADRGQVLMNGQLCCEGRPRDILEHISKFGYKECVRCLK
- a CDS encoding SufB/SufD family protein, which encodes MPKIKKVNPEVKLDKFKFEGEEVKIDGLHQISEQDREELEMAGVDIEEVERSGTYLHINHSKATCSTKQEGLEILDIKDALEKYDGLPEYFWKAVNKDKDEYTKLAAEKLHGGYFIKVEKGRKITEPVQSCLFIKGENVGQSVHNIIVIEEGAEVHIITGCATSHKVKSALHLGISEFYIKKGGKLTFTMVHNWGEQVDVRPRTVGIVEEGGVFQSNYILLKPVKSVQSFPVIYLNGKGAVARFNSILVAPPGAYINSGNKIVLNAEDTRGEIISRAITTGGEIIAPGIIEANSVPAKGHLECKGLILNDGIIHAIPELKGTKSGVELSHEAAVGKIAQEEIEYLMARGLDEDEATSTIVRGFMNVDIMGLPAKLKQSIDKIIAETEKDMF